A single window of Syntrophus aciditrophicus SB DNA harbors:
- a CDS encoding flagellar protein FlaG — MNIQSIEQDRLLVANNFSSSVTYSEKVPDVGQPGTTPAVSGNMFSEKSQNNSMQNSELTKDLISKIQEKIDQLGISLDFCTYGEEDERIAIVVKEKLSGKVIRKIPPEATQKLYEKMNELVGILFNEEA, encoded by the coding sequence ATGAATATTCAATCCATTGAGCAGGATAGATTACTTGTTGCCAATAATTTTTCATCATCCGTAACGTATTCAGAAAAAGTTCCCGACGTTGGTCAACCGGGCACAACGCCTGCTGTCTCAGGCAATATGTTTTCTGAAAAAAGTCAGAACAATTCAATGCAGAACTCTGAACTTACAAAGGATTTAATTTCCAAGATTCAGGAGAAAATAGATCAGCTTGGCATCAGTCTGGATTTTTGCACCTACGGAGAAGAAGACGAAAGAATCGCGATTGTAGTGAAAGAGAAATTATCCGGGAAAGTTATTCGTAAAATTCCTCCAGAAGCCACACAAAAGCTTTATGAAAAAATGAATGAGCTGGTGGGAATACTTTTTAATGAAGAAGCCTGA
- the fliW gene encoding flagellar assembly protein FliW, producing MKISTTRFGMIEISESDIILMRRGILGFEESKKYALLYQDVKNPFLWFQSLDDGATAFVVIDPFLLQPYYQPELNDDTLEKLEIDNPEDVALMVIVSIRSNPVLLTANLRAPIVINAAKKKACQVVLEDSRFPIRYDILKNREFLLGGHCYEISATAP from the coding sequence GTGAAAATATCAACCACCAGATTTGGAATGATCGAGATCAGTGAGTCGGACATTATTTTGATGAGAAGAGGAATATTAGGATTTGAGGAGTCAAAAAAATATGCGCTTCTTTATCAGGATGTTAAAAATCCTTTTTTGTGGTTTCAGTCGCTTGATGACGGAGCTACAGCTTTTGTAGTAATCGATCCGTTTTTACTGCAGCCTTACTATCAACCCGAATTAAATGACGATACGCTGGAAAAACTTGAAATCGACAATCCAGAAGATGTTGCCCTTATGGTTATTGTTTCTATTCGTTCGAACCCCGTTCTCCTTACGGCAAACTTGAGAGCTCCCATTGTGATCAACGCGGCTAAAAAAAAGGCCTGCCAGGTTGTCCTTGAAGACAGTCGTTTCCCGATCCGCTATGATATTCTGAAAAACCGGGAATTCCTACTGGGTGGACATTGTTATGAGATTTCCGCGACTGCCCCTTAA